A part of Paraliobacillus zengyii genomic DNA contains:
- the spoIIIAF gene encoding stage III sporulation protein AF, producing the protein MSSLLDWITQIIVFLLLVMIIEMLIPQTNMKKYIHTVLSLLFLLLFLQPLFQFLNMDVKQAIDQAMTKFEGSMDENTLENEIELKKNEIQASQDAYVVEEIVVQMKKQVEEELNNTYGVTISDIHFQFDSENNQDIENLKEVTVYLLENGNSDQGVVEEIIIGEQQDTEVTNEASESKLDEIRTYLTEVWELEKQTLVLVWEGGT; encoded by the coding sequence GTGTCTTCCTTATTAGATTGGATTACCCAGATCATAGTATTTTTACTCTTAGTAATGATTATAGAAATGTTAATTCCACAAACCAATATGAAAAAATATATTCATACGGTATTATCTCTTTTATTTCTTTTACTTTTTTTGCAACCATTATTTCAATTTTTAAATATGGATGTGAAACAAGCAATAGACCAAGCAATGACTAAATTTGAGGGGTCGATGGATGAAAATACATTAGAAAATGAAATTGAATTAAAGAAAAATGAAATACAAGCCTCACAAGATGCATATGTTGTAGAAGAGATAGTTGTCCAAATGAAAAAACAAGTGGAAGAGGAGTTGAATAATACTTATGGTGTAACGATTTCTGATATTCATTTCCAATTTGATTCAGAGAATAATCAAGATATAGAAAACTTAAAAGAAGTAACAGTATACTTACTGGAAAATGGCAATTCAGATCAAGGTGTAGTGGAAGAAATAATTATTGGTGAACAGCAAGACACAGAGGTTACTAATGAAGCCTCTGAATCAAAACTAGATGAAATTCGTACTTATTTAACCGAAGTTTGGGAGTTAGAAAAACAAACATTAGTGTTGGTATGGGAGGGAGGAACATAA
- the folD gene encoding bifunctional methylenetetrahydrofolate dehydrogenase/methenyltetrahydrofolate cyclohydrolase FolD: MTAEIIYGNVLAENLRIEMKNEVSLLKEKGIQPKLTVVLIGDDPASKSYVKGKQKASEFVGVESNLIELPKNTTEKALLDLIDQLNDDQTIHGILVQLPLPDQIREQVVIEAISPKKDVDGFHPINIGRMLTGKDTFLPCTPFGIITMLKSKNIEISGKNAVVIGRSNIVGKPVGQLLLNENATVTYCHSRTKNMDQFIKEADILIVAVGIAHFLRAESVKPGAVVIDVGINRLEDGSLTGDVDFENVKEKASYITPVPKGVGPMTITMLLHNTIKSAKKIYQV; encoded by the coding sequence ATGACTGCAGAAATTATTTATGGGAATGTATTAGCTGAAAATTTACGAATTGAAATGAAGAACGAAGTAAGCTTACTAAAGGAAAAGGGTATTCAACCGAAACTAACTGTCGTTCTAATTGGTGATGATCCAGCTTCCAAATCGTATGTGAAAGGGAAACAAAAAGCTTCAGAATTTGTTGGGGTGGAATCGAACTTAATTGAATTACCTAAAAATACAACGGAAAAAGCATTATTGGATCTAATTGATCAATTAAATGATGATCAAACAATTCATGGGATATTAGTTCAATTACCGCTGCCAGATCAAATTAGAGAGCAAGTGGTTATTGAGGCAATAAGTCCAAAAAAAGATGTAGATGGTTTTCATCCAATCAATATTGGTAGAATGTTAACAGGTAAAGACACATTTTTGCCGTGTACACCATTTGGTATTATTACGATGTTGAAATCAAAAAACATTGAGATATCAGGAAAAAATGCTGTTGTAATTGGCCGTAGCAATATCGTAGGAAAACCTGTTGGTCAATTATTGTTGAATGAAAATGCGACCGTAACGTATTGCCATTCTCGCACAAAAAATATGGATCAATTTATTAAAGAGGCCGATATTTTAATAGTAGCAGTCGGTATTGCACATTTCCTTCGTGCAGAATCTGTAAAGCCTGGAGCTGTCGTTATAGACGTGGGTATAAATAGATTAGAAGATGGTTCTTTAACAGGAGATGTTGACTTTGAAAACGTAAAAGAGAAGGCGTCTTATATAACACCTGTTCCAAAAGGTGTAGGTCCAATGACAATTACCATGTTACTGCATAATACAATCAAGTCCGCAAAAAAAATCTATCAAGTTTAA
- the accB gene encoding acetyl-CoA carboxylase biotin carboxyl carrier protein: MLKIEDIRALIKEIDGSSIDEFSYEVDGSKLSLKKNTEQEVIVENKTPISHASASPHTNTESNTTGAIPIHYEEPVEEQGTDDYEITSPMVGTFYHSSSPDAEAFVSVGDKVTEDTVVCIIEAMKLFNEIEADVDGEIAEILVKNGELVEYGQPLFRVKQN, from the coding sequence ATGTTAAAAATAGAAGATATTCGAGCGTTAATTAAAGAAATCGACGGATCGTCTATTGATGAATTCAGCTATGAAGTGGATGGATCAAAATTAAGTCTAAAGAAGAATACAGAGCAAGAAGTAATTGTTGAGAATAAAACGCCTATTAGTCACGCTTCAGCTTCTCCACATACAAACACGGAGTCTAATACAACTGGAGCAATCCCAATTCATTATGAAGAGCCAGTAGAAGAACAAGGTACAGATGATTATGAAATTACGTCACCAATGGTTGGTACTTTCTACCACTCCTCTTCTCCAGACGCAGAAGCGTTTGTTTCGGTAGGAGATAAAGTTACAGAAGATACAGTTGTATGTATTATAGAAGCTATGAAACTCTTTAATGAAATTGAGGCGGATGTTGACGGAGAGATCGCAGAGATTTTAGTTAAGAATGGAGAGCTAGTAGAATATGGGCAACCATTATTCAGAGTAAAGCAGAACTAA
- the spoIIIAG gene encoding stage III sporulation protein AG: protein MGNPFNKIFRNLKLKTADGKKPTKMGYVLILGLVGILVIITSSLFQGETNSLDQSGELSQQEPAATEEETFLQKDTKSSDVDEIETQYETDLKDLLEKISGVSAVEVMVNLDATNKQVYEKNLIIGTQTTEETDQNGGERSIEDTTEEQQIVIVRQGDDEVPLLIQTKKPEIRGVLVVAKGVEHLETKQWVTEAVSRVLDVPVHRISIMPKNNEEE from the coding sequence ATGGGAAATCCTTTCAATAAAATTTTCAGAAATTTAAAACTCAAAACAGCAGATGGTAAAAAACCAACAAAAATGGGCTATGTACTCATTCTGGGGTTAGTTGGAATACTTGTGATCATCACGAGTAGTTTATTTCAAGGAGAAACAAATTCGCTTGATCAATCAGGTGAATTATCGCAACAAGAACCAGCTGCAACAGAAGAAGAAACCTTTTTGCAAAAGGATACTAAAAGTTCTGATGTGGATGAAATTGAAACACAATATGAGACAGACTTGAAAGATTTACTTGAGAAAATTTCTGGTGTCTCAGCTGTAGAAGTAATGGTGAATTTAGATGCAACAAATAAACAAGTTTATGAGAAAAATTTAATCATCGGTACACAAACAACAGAAGAGACAGATCAAAATGGTGGAGAAAGAAGTATTGAAGATACAACAGAAGAGCAACAGATAGTAATTGTAAGGCAAGGAGACGATGAAGTACCTTTGTTAATACAAACAAAAAAACCAGAAATACGTGGTGTATTAGTTGTAGCGAAAGGTGTTGAACATCTGGAAACAAAACAGTGGGTAACAGAAGCTGTTTCACGTGTGCTAGATGTCCCAGTTCACCGTATTTCTATTATGCCAAAGAATAACGAGGAGGAATAA
- a CDS encoding Asp23/Gls24 family envelope stress response protein — protein MSENTMLNVSEDSSLGKVEIAPVVIEVVAGIATIEVGGVSSTRGNFASGVVERFGKKAHGKGIKVELTDTGVMIDVFVILDYGVTIPVVAQKIQENIRQALKNMTALEIDEINVHVVGMQMDAKEEVEQTEE, from the coding sequence ATGAGTGAGAATACAATGTTAAATGTAAGTGAAGACTCAAGTCTTGGAAAAGTTGAAATAGCACCTGTAGTTATTGAAGTTGTTGCTGGTATTGCAACTATTGAAGTAGGAGGTGTGTCATCAACTCGGGGCAATTTTGCTAGTGGTGTAGTGGAGCGCTTTGGTAAAAAAGCACATGGTAAAGGAATCAAAGTAGAATTGACTGACACTGGTGTTATGATTGATGTTTTTGTTATATTAGATTATGGTGTAACGATTCCAGTTGTTGCGCAAAAAATACAAGAAAACATTCGACAAGCATTAAAGAACATGACAGCATTAGAAATTGATGAAATTAACGTACATGTAGTTGGCATGCAAATGGACGCAAAAGAAGAAGTAGAGCAAACAGAAGAATAA
- a CDS encoding polyprenyl synthetase family protein, translated as MSDKLEMFLSEKETIVSEELIRTITELAIPKRLKDSMLYSISAGGKRLRPLLMIASCESYHGTHQQVLSVALALEMVHTYSLIHDDLPAMDDDDIRRGKPTNHRVFDEATAILAGDALLTYSFELISNDSQLTDEQKVYILKRLAEASGPKGMVAGQTLDMGAEDRAIQFDELETIHHLKTGQLLIFAIEIGAYIGGASSYQLEAIKDFAYFVGLVFQVQDDILDVTGDPNTIGKPIGSDETNLKSTYPKLLGLNGRD; from the coding sequence GTGAGCGATAAATTAGAGATGTTTTTATCGGAAAAAGAAACAATAGTGTCCGAAGAGTTAATTCGCACAATAACAGAATTAGCAATTCCAAAACGATTAAAGGATTCGATGCTTTATTCTATTAGTGCTGGAGGTAAGAGACTTCGCCCTCTATTAATGATTGCAAGCTGTGAATCTTATCACGGCACACATCAACAAGTGCTTTCCGTAGCGCTTGCATTAGAAATGGTTCATACGTATTCATTAATCCATGATGATTTACCTGCAATGGATGATGATGATATACGAAGAGGTAAACCAACAAATCATCGCGTCTTTGATGAAGCTACTGCTATTCTGGCTGGAGATGCATTATTAACATACAGTTTTGAGCTAATTTCTAATGACAGTCAATTAACAGATGAGCAAAAAGTATACATATTAAAACGACTAGCAGAAGCAAGTGGTCCAAAAGGAATGGTAGCAGGTCAAACGCTTGACATGGGAGCTGAAGATAGAGCGATCCAGTTTGATGAATTGGAAACCATTCATCATTTGAAAACTGGCCAACTACTAATTTTCGCTATTGAAATTGGTGCTTATATTGGTGGTGCTTCAAGTTATCAACTAGAGGCTATCAAAGATTTTGCTTATTTCGTCGGACTTGTTTTTCAAGTTCAAGATGATATCTTGGACGTAACGGGGGATCCAAACACGATTGGCAAACCTATTGGTAGTG
- the spoIIIAE gene encoding stage III sporulation protein AE, with protein sequence MKVYVRRIGVFIFLLFIYYQFPETITATTSPSSTAENTSLLEQVSMDETTTYWNQLVTNYGEFLPNIKNVTFREFLQNQDALSIKDWIEAVISYLGYEVIQNGKLLGTLIILTMCSAVLQSIQTAFESKTVSKVADIVIMLVLLILALQSFQLASTYVNETIIQMRDFMLALLPLMLGLMASFGNLTAVAFFHPVVVALMHFTVVLVSKIILPLFFLSALLQMVSTLNEAFQVTKLAELFKNFGLALLGIVLTVFLSVVSVQGATSAIQDGIAMKTTKFVTSNFIPVVGKLFTDAADTVLGASLLLKNAVGLVGLIILLIIVIFPAIKIIVIALIYKITAAILQPLGDGPILKCMDIMSKHILYLFAALLAVSLMFFLTIVLLVIASNITLMLR encoded by the coding sequence ATGAAGGTATATGTGAGAAGAATAGGAGTGTTTATTTTCCTTCTGTTCATATATTACCAATTCCCTGAAACCATTACAGCTACTACTTCTCCCTCATCAACGGCAGAAAATACATCTTTATTAGAGCAAGTTTCAATGGATGAAACAACTACCTATTGGAATCAGTTGGTTACAAACTATGGTGAATTTCTACCTAATATAAAAAATGTAACATTTCGCGAATTCTTACAGAATCAAGATGCACTATCCATTAAGGATTGGATTGAAGCTGTTATTTCGTACCTTGGTTACGAAGTTATACAGAATGGAAAGTTGCTAGGCACGTTAATTATATTAACGATGTGTTCGGCAGTTCTCCAGAGTATTCAAACAGCGTTCGAATCAAAAACAGTTAGTAAAGTAGCGGATATTGTAATCATGCTTGTTTTACTTATCTTAGCATTACAAAGTTTTCAACTTGCATCAACGTATGTAAACGAAACAATTATTCAGATGCGGGATTTCATGCTAGCGTTGTTACCATTAATGCTTGGTTTAATGGCCTCCTTTGGAAATTTAACAGCTGTTGCTTTTTTTCATCCGGTCGTTGTTGCGTTAATGCATTTTACTGTCGTACTTGTATCAAAAATTATACTGCCATTGTTCTTCTTATCAGCATTATTACAAATGGTTAGTACACTGAATGAAGCATTTCAAGTTACTAAGTTAGCAGAGCTATTTAAAAATTTTGGACTAGCTTTATTAGGTATAGTCTTAACCGTTTTTTTGAGCGTTGTCTCAGTCCAAGGAGCAACTTCTGCAATTCAAGATGGCATAGCAATGAAAACAACGAAATTTGTTACTAGTAACTTCATTCCAGTTGTTGGAAAGCTATTTACAGATGCAGCGGACACTGTTCTTGGTGCTTCGTTATTATTGAAAAATGCTGTTGGATTAGTTGGGTTAATTATACTGTTAATTATTGTTATCTTTCCTGCAATAAAAATCATTGTAATTGCATTGATTTATAAAATAACTGCAGCTATATTGCAACCTTTAGGTGATGGTCCGATATTAAAATGTATGGATATTATGAGTAAGCATATTTTATATTTATTTGCTGCACTGCTCGCAGTATCATTGATGTTTTTTTTGACTATTGTTTTACTCGTAATAGCAAGCAATATTACATTAATGCTTCGTTAA
- the xseA gene encoding exodeoxyribonuclease VII large subunit, producing MNDNYLTVSALTRYIKRKFEMDKHLNDVWLKGEISNFKHHSRGHMYLTIKDDQARIKAVMFAGYNRTLKFEPEDGMNVLIKGEINVYEPQGQYQLYIQQMEPDGVGALYVAFEQLKDKLTKEGLFDHDRKLPLPLYPKHIGVITSPTGAAVRDILITLKRRYPIANITIFPALVQGEMAPSSIANAIKQANQLKTIDVLIAGRGGGSIEELWAFNEEAVARAIADSTIPIISAVGHETDVTIADFVADVRAATPTGAAELAVPSIQELEEKIRTWNHSLNRNMQYNLDQSAKHLERLKKSYAFRYPVQLLNQKEQDLDKLVERLAKATKQIQSNESKRYEQVMKRLTYQHPEAQRKLAEKQLIQIMERKQRAMQIIYTLKNRQFINVVEKLEVLSPLHTMKRGYAIAYGGNGSLIQSTKEIQPGEAISVKVVDGTLDCHVTGIKEDLEND from the coding sequence ATGAATGATAATTATTTAACGGTTTCTGCATTGACACGCTATATCAAACGGAAATTTGAAATGGACAAGCATTTAAATGATGTCTGGTTAAAGGGTGAAATATCAAATTTCAAGCACCATAGTCGTGGTCATATGTATTTAACCATTAAAGATGACCAAGCAAGAATAAAAGCAGTAATGTTTGCTGGGTATAATCGCACACTCAAATTTGAACCTGAAGATGGTATGAATGTATTAATCAAGGGCGAAATCAATGTGTATGAACCACAAGGTCAATATCAACTGTATATCCAACAAATGGAGCCAGATGGCGTCGGAGCATTATATGTAGCATTTGAACAATTAAAGGATAAACTAACAAAAGAAGGTCTGTTCGACCATGATCGCAAATTACCGTTACCTTTATATCCAAAGCATATTGGAGTTATTACTTCTCCTACAGGCGCAGCAGTTCGAGACATATTAATTACATTAAAGAGAAGGTATCCAATTGCGAATATTACTATTTTCCCAGCTTTAGTACAAGGTGAAATGGCTCCCTCATCAATAGCAAATGCAATAAAACAAGCAAACCAATTAAAAACGATAGATGTGCTGATAGCAGGACGTGGTGGTGGGTCAATTGAGGAACTTTGGGCTTTTAATGAAGAAGCAGTCGCTCGTGCTATTGCTGATTCAACCATTCCAATCATTTCAGCTGTAGGACATGAAACGGACGTTACAATTGCAGACTTTGTAGCAGATGTACGTGCGGCAACCCCAACAGGTGCAGCTGAATTAGCAGTTCCATCAATACAAGAATTAGAAGAAAAAATCAGAACCTGGAACCATAGCTTAAATAGAAACATGCAATATAACTTGGATCAATCTGCTAAACACTTAGAACGATTGAAAAAAAGTTATGCTTTTCGTTACCCTGTTCAACTGCTCAACCAAAAAGAGCAAGATTTAGATAAGTTGGTAGAACGTTTAGCAAAAGCCACAAAACAAATACAATCAAACGAAAGCAAACGATACGAACAGGTTATGAAGCGATTGACTTATCAACATCCGGAAGCACAACGGAAGCTTGCAGAAAAACAATTAATACAAATTATGGAAAGAAAGCAACGTGCTATGCAAATTATTTATACCTTAAAGAATCGCCAATTCATAAATGTAGTGGAAAAATTAGAAGTCTTAAGTCCGTTACATACCATGAAACGAGGATATGCAATTGCTTATGGTGGTAATGGGTCATTAATACAATCAACAAAAGAAATACAACCTGGAGAAGCGATTTCTGTAAAAGTTGTCGATGGAACATTAGATTGTCACGTAACAGGAATAAAGGAGGACTTGGAAAATGACTGA
- the spoIIIAC gene encoding stage III sporulation protein AC, with protein sequence MYQDAAILFQIAGIGIIVAMIHTILKQMGKEEYAQFASLIGFIIVLIVVIDSIDELFQQIKSVFLFQG encoded by the coding sequence ATGTATCAAGATGCCGCAATTCTTTTTCAAATTGCTGGAATAGGAATCATCGTAGCAATGATTCACACTATCTTAAAACAGATGGGGAAAGAGGAGTATGCACAATTTGCTAGTCTAATTGGATTTATTATTGTACTGATCGTCGTAATTGATAGCATTGACGAACTATTCCAGCAAATAAAATCCGTATTTTTATTTCAGGGGTAA
- a CDS encoding exodeoxyribonuclease VII small subunit — protein sequence MTDKEKEVSFEQAMEDLEAIVEKLEEGEVPLEKAIQYYQQGMELSKVCSNKLTNVEKQMTNIINEQGDLKAFSVQEEE from the coding sequence ATGACTGATAAGGAAAAGGAAGTATCTTTTGAACAAGCAATGGAAGATTTAGAGGCGATTGTCGAAAAACTTGAGGAAGGTGAAGTTCCTTTAGAAAAGGCAATTCAATACTATCAACAAGGAATGGAACTGTCCAAGGTTTGTAGTAACAAATTAACAAATGTTGAAAAACAAATGACGAATATTATTAACGAACAAGGGGATTTAAAGGCTTTTTCGGTACAGGAGGAAGAATAA
- the nusB gene encoding transcription antitermination factor NusB, translating to MNRRTAREKAFQILFSIDNQNYSPDEAKEQVLEEEAEVASTFLSEVVSGVHRHIKEIDERIENHLENWSMKRLASVEKTLLRIAVFEMFYEVDTPHGVAINEAIELAHVYGDDKSGKFINGVLSKMIR from the coding sequence ATGAATCGAAGAACTGCAAGAGAAAAGGCCTTTCAAATCCTTTTTTCAATTGACAATCAAAATTACAGTCCAGATGAAGCAAAGGAACAAGTATTAGAAGAAGAAGCAGAAGTAGCCTCTACCTTTTTATCAGAAGTCGTATCTGGCGTTCATCGTCATATAAAGGAGATTGATGAAAGGATCGAAAACCATCTAGAGAATTGGTCAATGAAAAGATTGGCTTCTGTTGAAAAAACCTTATTACGTATTGCTGTATTTGAAATGTTTTATGAAGTTGATACGCCTCATGGTGTGGCAATTAACGAGGCAATCGAATTAGCACATGTTTATGGTGATGATAAGTCAGGTAAATTTATTAATGGTGTATTGTCTAAAATGATTCGCTAG
- the spoIIIAB gene encoding stage III sporulation protein SpoIIIAB, whose product MKWIGALLLLGATTWIGFEIAFQLNNRPKEIRQLKSALQIVEAEMVYSQAPLEEAFRVVAKQIPQPVSSFFQAVCQDLQTQSVDFPASWDKHLTIFFANVSLGDYEKEIMHQFGQTLGQHDIKQQTKHIQLAFTHLERALEEAQDNQQRYGKMVKSLGFLAGLFIVLLLI is encoded by the coding sequence ATGAAATGGATAGGGGCTCTTCTTCTATTAGGCGCCACCACGTGGATCGGATTTGAAATAGCATTTCAATTGAACAACCGTCCAAAAGAAATTAGACAATTAAAAAGCGCCTTACAAATAGTTGAAGCGGAAATGGTTTATAGTCAAGCACCACTAGAAGAAGCTTTCAGAGTAGTAGCGAAACAAATTCCGCAGCCAGTTTCTTCGTTTTTTCAAGCGGTATGTCAAGATTTGCAAACTCAATCAGTAGATTTTCCTGCTAGCTGGGACAAGCATCTTACGATCTTCTTTGCCAATGTTTCTTTAGGAGATTATGAGAAGGAAATTATGCATCAATTTGGACAAACACTAGGACAACATGATATTAAACAACAAACTAAACATATTCAACTTGCTTTTACACATTTAGAACGTGCTTTAGAAGAAGCACAGGATAACCAACAAAGATACGGAAAAATGGTTAAAAGTTTAGGGTTTTTAGCTGGATTATTTATCGTCTTACTCTTGATTTAG
- the spoIIIAD gene encoding stage III sporulation protein AD codes for MAIIQIVTIAIIASLLVLLVKEQKPTFAFLIVLVTSVIIFFFVMEYIGKVIELIRALSNKANIDNMYLETILQIIGISYVAEFGAHLTRDAGLVSVAAKIELAGKLLIIVLAVPILTAVVETILNFLPQ; via the coding sequence ATGGCTATAATTCAAATTGTAACAATTGCTATCATAGCAAGTTTACTAGTTCTGTTAGTGAAAGAGCAAAAGCCAACTTTCGCATTTTTAATTGTTTTAGTAACGAGTGTGATTATCTTCTTTTTTGTAATGGAATATATTGGGAAGGTAATCGAATTAATTCGTGCATTAAGTAACAAGGCAAACATAGATAATATGTATCTGGAAACAATTTTACAAATAATTGGAATTTCATATGTTGCGGAATTTGGTGCTCACTTAACAAGAGATGCTGGATTAGTATCGGTAGCAGCAAAAATTGAATTAGCTGGAAAATTACTTATTATTGTTTTGGCAGTACCCATATTAACAGCCGTTGTTGAAACGATTCTAAACTTTCTACCGCAATAA
- the accC gene encoding acetyl-CoA carboxylase biotin carboxylase subunit — protein sequence MIKKLLIANRGEIAVRIIRACKELGIETVAVYSEADRDALHVQFADEAYCIGPYASKDSYLNFTNIMSIATLTEVDAIHPGYGFLSENADFAEICDKCNITFVGPSVYAIQKMGTKDVARETMEQAGVPIVPGSDGIIQDDKEAIELANKIGYPVIIKATAGGGGKGIRVAHNEAELVKGITITQQEAEKAFGNPGVYMEKFIEDFSHVEIQILADNFGNVIHLGERDCSVQRRLQKLIEETPSPAINDKIREQMGEASVKAALAVNYSGAGTIEFIFDKKDQKFYFMEMNTRIQVEHPVTEMVTGVDLIKEQIRVADNEVLSLKQEEVIFQGWAMECRINAENPWKDFMPSPGKIEMYLPPGGLGVRVDSAAYPGYTISPHYDSMIAKLITYGATRKEAMDRMKRALGEFIIEGISTTIPFHYKMMEHPVFVEGDFNTKFLEKYTIIENEESD from the coding sequence ATGATAAAGAAACTTCTAATTGCAAATCGTGGTGAAATTGCAGTACGCATCATTCGGGCTTGCAAAGAACTTGGAATTGAAACGGTCGCTGTTTATTCTGAAGCAGATCGGGATGCGTTACATGTGCAATTTGCTGACGAAGCATACTGTATTGGTCCTTACGCAAGTAAAGACAGTTATTTGAATTTCACTAATATTATGAGCATTGCTACATTAACAGAGGTTGATGCCATCCATCCAGGTTATGGATTCTTATCAGAGAATGCTGATTTTGCAGAGATTTGTGATAAGTGTAATATTACATTTGTTGGACCGAGTGTATATGCGATCCAAAAAATGGGAACAAAAGATGTGGCTAGAGAAACAATGGAACAAGCTGGTGTACCTATCGTACCTGGTTCTGATGGCATTATTCAAGATGATAAAGAAGCAATAGAATTGGCAAATAAAATTGGTTACCCAGTAATTATAAAAGCTACTGCTGGTGGTGGCGGAAAAGGTATTCGCGTTGCGCATAATGAAGCAGAATTAGTAAAAGGTATAACGATCACACAACAAGAAGCAGAAAAAGCATTTGGTAATCCAGGCGTGTATATGGAGAAATTCATTGAAGATTTCTCACATGTTGAAATTCAAATTTTAGCAGATAATTTCGGAAATGTGATACACTTAGGTGAAAGAGATTGTTCTGTACAACGTCGTTTACAAAAGTTGATTGAAGAAACGCCTTCACCAGCAATTAACGATAAAATACGTGAACAAATGGGAGAAGCATCAGTAAAAGCTGCTCTTGCGGTGAATTATTCAGGTGCAGGTACAATTGAATTTATTTTTGATAAAAAAGATCAAAAATTTTATTTCATGGAAATGAATACACGTATTCAAGTTGAACATCCTGTTACAGAGATGGTTACTGGTGTGGATTTAATCAAAGAACAGATTAGAGTTGCAGACAATGAAGTGTTATCATTAAAACAGGAAGAAGTAATCTTTCAAGGATGGGCTATGGAGTGTCGTATAAATGCTGAAAATCCATGGAAAGATTTTATGCCTTCCCCTGGAAAAATAGAAATGTACCTTCCTCCTGGTGGTCTAGGAGTTCGTGTGGATTCTGCTGCTTACCCAGGTTATACGATTTCACCACATTATGATTCGATGATTGCGAAGTTGATTACATATGGTGCAACGAGAAAAGAAGCGATGGATCGTATGAAGCGTGCATTAGGTGAATTTATTATCGAAGGTATTTCTACTACCATACCGTTTCATTATAAAATGATGGAACATCCCGTTTTTGTGGAGGGAGATTTCAATACGAAGTTTCTGGAGAAGTACACAATAATTGAAAATGAAGAGTCCGATTAA
- a CDS encoding SpoIIIAH-like family protein, producing the protein MLKKQTVWLLTMLSLMIVLSVYYMSSPSDGELAFINDETDTENQITTGNLAEETSEEVGSGDEESTEDPAATSDESEISSTSTDDLFTTIRMELEETRSGRLEQLENIVASSAASTEEKTQAYDEMQELDSISSKELILEETLKADNGYTDVLVRTEDENVIVTVKADELSETEANGIMQMVHDEFGSMNVEVKFQPNS; encoded by the coding sequence ATGTTAAAAAAACAAACAGTGTGGTTATTAACAATGCTCAGTTTAATGATTGTGTTAAGTGTATATTATATGAGTTCACCAAGTGATGGTGAATTAGCTTTTATCAATGATGAAACAGATACAGAAAATCAAATAACAACTGGAAATTTAGCTGAAGAAACAAGTGAAGAGGTTGGTTCAGGTGATGAAGAAAGTACAGAAGATCCAGCAGCTACATCGGATGAATCAGAAATATCTTCTACATCAACAGATGATCTTTTTACTACAATAAGAATGGAATTAGAGGAGACAAGAAGTGGTAGGTTAGAGCAATTAGAAAATATCGTCGCATCAAGTGCTGCTTCAACTGAAGAAAAGACACAAGCCTATGATGAGATGCAAGAATTAGATAGCATATCATCTAAAGAGTTGATATTAGAAGAAACATTAAAAGCTGATAATGGTTATACGGATGTTCTTGTTCGAACAGAAGATGAAAACGTAATTGTAACAGTTAAAGCAGATGAGTTATCTGAAACAGAAGCAAATGGAATTATGCAGATGGTACATGATGAGTTTGGCTCAATGAATGTTGAAGTGAAGTTTCAACCCAATAGTTAA